The proteins below are encoded in one region of Ostrea edulis chromosome 3, xbOstEdul1.1, whole genome shotgun sequence:
- the LOC125677265 gene encoding uncharacterized protein LOC125677265, producing MPTALDQRPDEIGYPHIQSFNPNPKTLTWERLENKRLSKLGLGSKRYSRHFQRFQRDNTNMSDPLPATIVKEGGTSYVIIGGEKVKMNSIAPFYTEEKPTCGYFFSRQTDNKKKKFGIAPSDLVKWRSFVQ from the coding sequence ATGCCGACAGCCCTGGACCAAAGGCCAGATGAAATAGGGTATCCCCACATCCAGTCCTTCAACCCGAACCCTAAAACTCTGACCTGGGAACGTCTGGAAAACAAACGCCTCAGCAAGTTAGGTCTTGGATCCAAGCGCTATTCTCGCCATTTCCAGCGATTCCAGCGAGACAATACCAACATGTCGGATCCGCTCCCTGCCACGATCGTTAAGGAGGGTGGAACCAGTTACGTTATCATCGGAGGGGAGAAAGTGAAAATGAACTCGATAGCGCCATTTTACACGGAGGAAAAACCCACCTGCGGCTATTTCTTTAGCCGCCAAACGGACaataagaagaagaaattcGGAATAGCACCCAGTGACCTTGTCAAGTGGAGGTCTTTTGTGCAGTAA